Genomic window (Salvelinus fontinalis isolate EN_2023a chromosome 3, ASM2944872v1, whole genome shotgun sequence):
GGAATGCAAGGGCAAAATTAGTTATTGCACACgcacacttcacagagtaggcatTCCCTAACgaaaatatgcaaataaatgcaTATTTGCCCATCAtgattaatttgctcccattggaaacaacaggttctggtctatcttgggttagttataaaagtatttggctatagtcccagtcggtattaaaTGGAAAGACGCAGCCCTGCCCGCCTGTGGGAAGAACAACCTGTGGTTATCCACATTACCCCATGGGCTCACAGAAAAAACTTCACCTTTTTCAAACACAATTTTCTTGTTGTCTGTTTGTTTTAGTGAATTACAAAACGACATTTAAGAAAAGTACAGCATGTCTTAAGATTCCTTTTCTACATTGCCTTCTCCCGGGCGTTCTCACTACTTAGAAAAACGTAATATTGTAGGGTTTCCGTCATGCCCCTTTTCATGACGTTGCTACTAGCCACGTGAGTCCTAGCTAGCTACCGACCAGAACATTAAGCTAGACCAAAAAACACAAAGTCAGAATCACAAAGTCAGCCTAAGGTGGCCGTCTGGGCCAGGCTAGGATGCAGGGATTGAGCTCGGGCCGATTCCGGtttgagttatctggcccaaatgtattacttttgCCCATAATGCAGCCCAACTTGGGTCTCGGGCCGATTAGGGCTACTCTCTGGCAAATGATTACACGGGATGCATTATATAATTAACATgtcattatttatatatttttttacatattttCTCATTCTTTCTGTGATCAAAACATACATTTAACATTTAGATTAAATTCTTTAAGAGTCCTGTTTAAGTTGCATCATCTTCTGGGAcgattcctcattgctagctgggaagtagtgagtggagttacaaacaaactatactaaacaagttaaatgtctAACCTGTGATTCAATGTTTTCCACAAACATAGCTATGTGTAGCCTACTTGGACACCGGGTCCCCACATTTCCCAATCTCTGACATCAAATAGCatgaagccacagggctcttctcgcAGGCTCTATTTTCATACGTGGGAGCATTGCGAACCATAGGTTGGGATTTTTGACCTGGTTACATTTTTGACCTGGTTACTTTTTCgggcatgttttgttatttctgcTTAACAAAAAAATCAATGACGAAGTTGGCTCTTTTACACTGGGGGTCATTGGGAAGGAATGTTTGTTTCCCCCAATTTGTAGGCTTGGTCGAGGGGAATTCCTTATTATTACGTGAATATCAACCCGAAGTTGTCCGATTAGTGCCTAACTCATTAAATAAACTTCCTACTAAACTTGTGTTAGCTAATTGATGCCTGGTTAGAAATGTAATGCTTTATAGGATCGGGTGAAACACATGTTGTTGCAATATCAGTTTCAATCTGTCAGCACCActgactggctagctagctacattagtaGTGGCTAGcgcttagctagctagttagcacttagctagttagctaacattagctatcatATTTTGCACAATTGATGTGAtagccctgtatatagcctcgctactgttaatttatgtatttttttatatatatatattctttttacttcagtttattttagtaaatactttcttaactttttgttgttgttgtttaagggcttgtaagtaagcatttcacctgttttatccggcgcatgtgacaaatacagatagctatcaaatcaaatattatttgtatgcgccgaatacaactcgagtagactttaccgtgaaatgcttgcttacgagcccttcccaacaatgcagagtttaaaaataaaatactaatacgaggaataaaataaaatgcacAGGGAGTACCTATTTGaggtagggaaagggggatacctagtctgaAATGTGTCTtatacatttaacccaacccctttgaattaaagaggtgcggagggctgccataatcaacatccacggcgcccggggaacagtgggttaactgccttcctcagggacagaacaacagatgttttaccttgtcagctcggggattcaatccagcaacctttcggttactggcccaacgctccaaccactaggctacctgccgtagatatgtacatgaagacagggtaaagtgactaggcatcaggatagataacaataagagtaaaataaagaacagagtaggaGCATAaaatgatgagtgtaaaagtgtgagtgtgtgtgtgttatgtgtgtgtgggcgtatgtagggtatgtgaatgtgtgtgggatTTGTAGTGTGTATGAGTATATATGGTTTGCATATATAatctagtgagtgtgcgtagggtcagtgcaagatagTTTCGGTACCATTAattgactatttaacagtctggctatttagcagtctaatggcttggggatagaagctgtctcAGAACCTGTTGGTCAGAGAGCCGATGCTCTGGTACCATTTGCTggacggtagcagagtgaacagtctattgTTTTGGGAGGCTGGAGTCTTttgcaattttttgggccttcctctgacacagcctgatatagaggtcctggatggcagggagctcggccccagtgatgtgctgggctgtctgcaccaccctctgttGCGCTTTGCGGCCAATTTGCGGTGCAATTACCATACCAAGAGGTGATGCAGCCAGtgaagatgctctcgatgttgcagctgtagaaccttttgaggatctgagggcccatgacaaaacTTTTCAGCCAACTGAGGGGGAAGAGACGCtgctgtgccctcttcacgactgtgcgggtgcgtggaccatgttaagtccttagtgatgtggatgccacggaacttgaagctctcgacacaCTCCACAACaaccccatcgatgtggatgggagcgtgctcttccctctttctcctacagtccacgattagctccttggtcttactgacgttgagggagaggttgttgtcctggcaccacactgccaggtctctgacttacTCCGTGTAGGCTGACTCATCGccgtcggtgatcagacctaccactgtcgtgtcttcagcaaacttgatgagggTGTTGGAGTTgtcggtgaacagggagtacaggaggggactaggtacacaccactgaggggccgtcgtgttgagggtcagcatggcagatgtgttgttgcctaccttcaccagctGGGGCCGGCCAGTCCGGATGTCTGATGAGTTCAAGTTGTGTCCggatgtatttttatctgttattGAATACACGCTGTTTAGTACAGTATATTTAGTACATTTAGTAGGGTTAGTTTAGTTTTCTCTGTGAGAAGCAAGTTCATTTAAAGTTATGTGATTTGGTTAATGTAGATACGACATTTCAATGTTGTTATTAAATCTTGCATATTCATAATGAGTTTGCAGCAAATTTGCAGCAAATTTGTGACAAACAGTCGAATTTCCCAGAATTATTTGCCAGAAGTTCAGAAGTCACCACAAATTTGCTGCAACAGTTTGCCACAAAGCTAATGTGCATGTGACAATATGACAGATGACAAAATATGACAGAATATGGCAGATGTGCGGCATATTGGCCAAAATATTTGCCACAACTGTTTCCCAGAAGCCTGTTTTTTTCAGTAAAGGTAATTATGGGCAGTTCCGGAGTGGAACTAACTTAGACCACCTTTTTTTGTTCAAACTAGCAAAGGCAACATTTCACATCATAGATGAGGTATTCAACAGTAACCACATCCCTACTTACAAAAAAGGGATGAGAGCTGGTGGAGGACATGCAGCCACCCGTTCTTgttcaatttctgtatggaccaacGCCCattccccttccatctctccatcatttTTCAACAATTGCCTCTTCTATAATCTGATTTAGGATATTTATAAAACAGTGAGGTATCCTTGATAATGGCTATTGAAGTACAAGGAAAGTGTCTCATACCAACATTTACATTTTCATTCCCTATAAATGCATGACTCAGATTCCATGGACCCACTAAATTGAGGTCATTTGAATCCGTtgttaaatgtttgtttttttaccaaGTAGTTAAACCTATTGATCTTTAGACCGTAACACTACTAACAAGTGTAAACCATGAAAAAAGCACAAGACAATCTGCCTTGTATTTGTTGTCATGCCAACAGTGAGTTTCTTGCCCCAAATACACTCTCTTCATAGTTCATAACACTGACAGTCAGTAAGGCTCATACACGGTCCTAAAGCACTCCCTCAGTCCCAGGCGAAAACACCCATTCCAAAGGTAGTCCATTTCTCAAGAGTTCTTATCTTCCCTTTCTATCCCCGTGTTTAACTAAGCTGTAGGGCtggtgagagaaagggagatggggaaagaaagagagtgcATGGGTGGAGTAGTGTTTCTACAGTGACTCATTCTTAGCTACGCTTAACTCATTTGATCTAAACCCCTTTCAGACATAGCCAGACTTGAGTGCACAAAGGTCAAGAGCTTAGTTCTAGCCTAGGCAAGTGGAGTCAATTCAGTCTAGAttgagggctctattcaatctgcatCGCAGATATTCAGCTTCACAGCGTGAATCAAATTTAAAGGAAATGTTAATGCTTTTTAGccgagactgcattcacggtaaacactgcatatgttGGCTCGAtctgaaatgacctttacatttctgTTGCTCAATCTGTAAAGCTTCAgcaatacagattgaatagagccctgagtCTTTTGCATAAAGCATCATaaacatacactcttagaaaaaaggtttcAAAAAGGGTTCTCAGGgtttccccataggataacccttttttgttccaggtagaaccttttttggttccaggtagaactcttttgggttctacatggaactcaaaaggctTCTACCTAGATTTGTTTTTCAAGAGTATAGTGATAGCTGAGTTATACACAGTTACAGGCTTCAGTTAGTTATAGATGTTACAGCTTTGATCTTCTTGTGGAAGTGAAGATATAAGAGTTGGATTGGGGTCATTCTTTGAAAACTACAGTGATATTATTGCTCACCCTACAGCGTGTTATCAATACGTGCAAGGATAGGATATCTCCAGTTGTTAGCTGCACTGTAACACAGAGACGGCACAGGGTTTCAATGCATTGTGAAATAATTGAACCCTCATTCAGTTTTATGCCCGACACCTAAGGATTTCTTTGGGGTTGTTATTCCATTCGTAGTAGCACCATAGCCACAGTAGCTGCCATATACATCGAAGAGAGAGTTGCATTGTAGAGTTCAGATAGGTCAGCCACACCTTTTGCGGCTGTTATATCACCTGCTTTTCATCAGCAAATATCCCCTTATTGTCTTATCAATTTAGGATTGAGACAATATATATTCATaacaatatctacagtatctttACGGCAGGCAAACAGACAATCTACACGGTAGAGAAAGTTTTCCGTTCACCTCTGTAAAGGTGAGTTATGAATTCAGTGCAAGTGAAAACAGGCACCCAGACGTGAGCCTAAGACATTTTATTGATTTTTACAGGTTGCAAGCTCCGACGTGACACGGTACAATGGGTTGGTTGTTTAAGTGTCTGTGTGAGTCAGTGACCGCATCCTTCTGATGCTCCAGACGATTCACCTGCCCGGTATCTGCCTGCTATGCCCACTTCTCACCACCTGTGCCAAGGCCAGGTACTGGCACCCGCCGGGTTGAGCAAGAGTAGACAACTTCCATGAACCAGAGAGACTTCTAGAACCAGGGTTCTATATTCTGTATTTGTTTTTAATCCAATGAATACAGAAGATTTACTGCAATTCAATTAATGAATTAATACACAATTACATTGGAGATGTTTCAATTTCTACTGTAGATTAAAACGAATCTTACACTTCACAGCCTGCACAAAGTCAGCGACTTTGGGATGGGTATACTGCTGTATGGATTGTTGGATTATTCTGCAACAAAGTTGTGCGTGCAATTCTTCTTCGTTTGCATTCAGGTAGTGGTTTCCCCTCGAACTTACTAACATCTCTCAAATGTATGAAGAAAAAGTGAATGCATTCCCCTCCCCTCCAACTCAGGCACAACCCTATTAGAGATTATATGAGGTATGATGCCCCATTCCCCTCCCCCTACAACCCTATTAGAGATTATATGAGGTATGATGCCCCATTCCCCTCCCCCTACAACCCTATTAGAGATTATATGAGGTATGATGCCCCATTCCCCTCCCCCTACAACCCTATTAGAGATTATATGAGGTATGATGCCCCATTCCCCTCCCCCTACAACCCTATTAGAGATTATATGAGGTATGATGCCCCATTCCCCTCCCCCTACAACCCTATTAGAGATTGTATGAGGTATGATGCCCCATTCCCCTCCCCCTACAACCCTATTAGAGATTGTATGAGGTATAATGCCCCATTCCCCTCCCCCTACAACCCTATTAGAGATGATATGAGGTATGATGCCCCATTCCCCTCCCCCTACAACCCTATTAGAGATTATATGAGGTATGATGACCCATTCCCCTCCCCCTACAACCCTATTAGAGATTATATGAGGTATGCCCCATTCCCCTCCCCCTACAACCCTATTAGAGATTGTATGAGGTATGATGCCCCATTCCCCTCCCCCTACAACCCTATTAGAGATTATATGAGGTATGATGACCCATTCCCCTCCCCCTACAACCCTATTAGAGATTGTATGAGGTATGATGCCCCATTCCCCTCCCCCTACAACCCTATTAGAGATTATATGAGGTATGATGCCCCATTCCCCTCCCCCTACAACCCTATTAGAGATTATATGAGGTATGATGCCCCATTCCCCTACCCCTACAACCCTATTAGAGATTATATGAGGTATGATGCACCATTCCCCTACCCCTACAACCCTATTAGAGATTATATGAGGTATGATGCCCCATTCCCCTCCCCCTACAACCCTATTAGAGATTATATGAGGTATGAGGTCACATTCCCCTCCCCCTACAACCCTATTAGAGATTGTATGAGGTATGAGGCCACATTCCCCTCCTTACTCTCCCTGTTTCTCAGCAGCTGATACCAGATGTGGGGTGGGAGCGGGCCAGTGTCCAAGACTGAtctcacacacagtcacaaccCCCCCtgaggctctctctccctcatcatcatTCATCCCTCATACACTCTACCTCAACCCGACCAAAAACAACATGCTTCATCCGCACTGGGAGTCTCAGTTCACtaacacagaagacacacacacaaacacacacacacacgcacacgcacacgcacacacacaatacacaaacacacactacactctaacacacacacataaacactaacacactacagtctaacacacacactagcacaatacacactaacacacaaagacacaggacAAGGCCCGTGGGGCTGAAGGGGATGTTTGGAGTAGAAGGAGAACAATGGACTGTGTAAATGGGCCCCTAAAAGGACCAGGCTGAGAGTATGGAAAACAACAGTGGTCTGGGGGTCTTTATACAGTCATGTTTTCTACTATATAAATTGTTTCAATCAATAAAGTGCTCAATAGTAATTGACTGCATGCCAACACTTTCTGGGTAGATTCATTGCTTCTTTATAAAATCCACATttttgatatacagtatgttcacatGTCTGAGATGCATTTCATCACTCGTTGACGAATAAACAAAATGGTCATTGATTTGCTGTCTTCAGCTGAATACGCTGAAGTATCTGAGCAGTTAAGTACCAATATAGGTAACTTGGAATAACAATTTAACGGTTTCACAACATTTCATTTCTTTAATGATAGAAACCTACAGTTTTAATGATACAGTATGCTGTATACTTATCCTGTAGTAAGATGTTTACTTTAGGTGTGGCAGGTAACACTTTACTTTAGCTTGAAAAAAAGGCATACTTCAACAATGTATACCTAACGACTGGCAAAtaacacacactcaccccctctcgcacacacacacaccacacacacactccctctcccacacacacatacaggcattCCATTACAGTTTCCTCACAGGGGTGGAAACTGAACGCTGGTCCTTAAAGGCAAACAGACTGTGGCGGTGCCAAGGCTGTTGGAGAGTGTTGTAAAgtcaccctctcctccccctgacCGTTCCCTGTTTtgtcctcctctcccacctccaCGAGGCCCGCCCCAGGGCTCAGACTATATCAGGAGCCAGCCTCCCTCTGTCCAACTCCACACTCCTGGAGGCTCCAGCTCTGCAacggtcctctctcctctcttctccactccAGTGACCTACAGCAGCCAGCATGTCTTACTACTCATACAAGAGCTCcagcggcggcggcggcggcccCATGAACTTCTCCGGGGGCTCCAACATCATGTCAAGCCGGGTCGGCTACGTGTCCAGCGCCCCCAAGGCCTTCAGCGTGTACGGAGGTGGTTCCGGCGGTGGCACCAGAATCTCCTCTTCCTCCGTCCGCTCAGTCTCCTCCGGGTACGGCGGCGGGGCCGGCTTCGGTGGCGGCTATGGATCCGGCGGTGGCGGCTATGGATCCGGCGGGGGTGGTGGCTTCAACCTGTCCAGCGCCCTGGACGGCGGCGCCATCCACCTGAACGAGAAGGCCACCATGCAGAACCTGAATGACCGCCTGTCCACCTACCTGGATAAGGTGCGCTCGCTGGAGGAGGCCAACTCCAAGTTGGAGATTCAGATCAGAGAGTATTATGAGAAGAAAGGGCCTGCCGCCGAGAGGGACTACAGCAAATACTGGGCCATCATCAACGACCTGAAGGACAAGGTAGTGTGCTGACCTCGTCTGCTATGGGCTGTTCAAATCCATCATTTCGTATCTTGCAGTGTTAAATATGCAGTGCTGACAGGCTATCATGGAAAGTAAAATCAGCTTACATTATGTAGGAATAAGGAACACAACATTCATAAAGTATACTTCAGGATTGACTTATAGTTTTTAATCGGAGTTCAGAGGATTATACAAACAATGAGCTGTCACTGACATTTATAGATGATGTCTATTAATTAAACAAATTAAGCAAATTAATTACATCTCAAGCATGAAGGTGACAAGGTCATTCCAGGAGCTGATACAGATGGCTTTTTCTGGTAGATTCATGTTTAGGTTTCATGCTTTAACTCCTGAAATGTGTATTCAACAAGCTTTGGGACAGATGCAACAGCGTATCAAAATACTATCAGCTTCCAAGTTGACTAACTGCCACTCAACCATGGGGTACAATGAAAGtctttcatgttttcttttagaTCAACGGTGCCACATGCAACAACGCCAACATCCTGCTGCAGATTGACAACTCTAAGCTGGCTGCTGATGACTTCCAGACCAAGTAAGGGTACTTCCTCAATCAGCTCCTTCGTATCAGCTTCTACAACACTAGGTTATTAGAGGCAAACAAGCAAATAATCACTCAAAAGGTACATGTCTTATCCACAAGTTTGGATTCAAATGTCTCATGATAACTTCCTCACTTTCTCCCGACCAATCAGGTTCGAGCATGAGCTGATGATGCGCCAGTCGGTGGAGGCTGACATCGCCAACCTGCGTCGCCTGCTGGACCAGACCACTCTGACCAAGGCCGACCTGGAGATGCAGATCGAGGGTCTGCAGGATGAGCTGGCCTACCTCAAGAAGAACCACATAGAGGTGTGGGGGCAATTCACTTTTTTCCCTTTTTTCCATTGCAGTAATGAGATGTTATTCAATATAAACACACCCCAGGGACAATAGAGAGGAGAAAGTTAGTGGGAGGGATTGTTTTTAAAAGATGGATAGAAAGTATGAGGGATGAGAGTGACTCCATTTCCCATGATTCCACAGGAGCTGGCAGCCATGCGTGCTCAACTCACCGGCACAGTGAACGTGGAGGTGGACGCAGCGCCCCAGCAGGACATGTCCAGGATGATGGAGGAGATCCGCAACCAGTACGAGGGCATCATCGACAAACACCGTCGCGACCAGGAGGCATGGTTCACTGACAAGGTAACTGTTGCCATGGCACACCTCACTGAAATTCCCCAACTGTCTCCCACACTAATCTTTTCAAATGAAATCTTCAAAACCAAAATATGTAACTGACTGTCATTATCATTTTGAAGATGGTGGTTTAAATTCTTCAGGAGAGTGAGCtacagtgggattaaaatggcGGCCCTGGTTTGTTTGTATTTCAGTCAGCCAACCTGTCCAAGGAGGTGGCCACCAGCACAGAGATCATCCAGACCACCAAGACGGAGATCAACGACTTGAGACGCACCATGCAGGGCCTGGAGATCGAACTGCAGTCACAGCTCAGCATGGTGAGCCAGAATCACTAACGTCTGACAAGGAACCACAGTATAGGGGCCATAACTTACACAACTTTATGCCACTTTTGGCAACAGTCAACATTTGACTCTCTTTCACCATTTTCTTTATCAATCCTCCGGAGTCTAGTTTCTCTCTTTCAACAGAGGGAATGAGCGAGATAGACATGGTTGAAAGGGATTGACGAGATAAAagggagggaagaagggggaggacttggagagagatggggaaatgGGAAAGCTGTGGGAAAAAGGCTAAAAGTGGGGGATTAGTGGACATGAGGGAGGTTAGGGTTATGAAGAGGTTTTTCGCTTTTTATGGGCATCTGCACCCTTTCTGGAAGACAGCAAGAGTTTGAGTGTGTCCAAAAGAATGCAGAGGTGACAGAGCCAGAGCCTAACTCCCATGGAAACTTGGCTGGGGCTTATCAAACTCAGTAAATCTATCTCAATTCATCCCGCTGCAGTAACAAGGCAAATGTCCATGTTGGTCtaaagcacaggaggttggtggcaccttaattggggaggatgggctcttggtaaatggctggagcggaatcagtggaatggtatcaaacacatggtttctatgtgtttgacgCCATTCCATTAGCGCCGTTCCAgccgttattatgagccgtcatCCCCAAAACAGCCTCCACTAAAGGCCATTTAAAGAACATAAACATCTGC
Coding sequences:
- the LOC129837531 gene encoding keratin, type I cytoskeletal 13-like, which translates into the protein MSYYSYKSSSGGGGGPMNFSGGSNIMSSRVGYVSSAPKAFSVYGGGSGGGTRISSSSVRSVSSGYGGGAGFGGGYGSGGGGYGSGGGGGFNLSSALDGGAIHLNEKATMQNLNDRLSTYLDKVRSLEEANSKLEIQIREYYEKKGPAAERDYSKYWAIINDLKDKINGATCNNANILLQIDNSKLAADDFQTKFEHELMMRQSVEADIANLRRLLDQTTLTKADLEMQIEGLQDELAYLKKNHIEELAAMRAQLTGTVNVEVDAAPQQDMSRMMEEIRNQYEGIIDKHRRDQEAWFTDKSANLSKEVATSTEIIQTTKTEINDLRRTMQGLEIELQSQLSMKAALENTLRETDGRYSAMLSGYQNQIDMLEQELNRVRQSIETQGHDYKMLLDIKSRLEQEIATYRGLLEGEESRTVGSGGSKTTVTTTTVRSSS